The window AAGAATTAAAATTATGGCTAATCTAAATATTGCTGAAAAGCGTATACCACTTGATGGACGTATAAATATAAAAGTTGCAGAGAAAGCAATCGATATTCGTGTTTCTACTTTACCAGTATCTTTTGGTGAAAGAATAGTAATGCGTTTACTTGATAAATCTAAAACTTTTGTAACTCTTGATAAACTAGGATTTAGCGAACGAGATTATAAGGTTATTAACAATAGCATCGAGCAACCAAATGGAATAATATTAGTAACCGGTCCAACAGGATCTGGTAAAACTACCACTCTATATTCTGTGCTTAATAAACTTAATTCACCAGATGTTAATATAATAACAGTAGAAGATCCAGTTGAATATCAATTAGCAGGAATTGGGCAGGTACAAGTTAAAGAGTCAGTAGGTCTAACATTTGCAGCAGCTTTACGCTCAATATTGCGTCAAGATCCGGACATTATCATGATCGGGGAAACACGTGATCAAGAGACCGCACAAATTGCTATACAATCTGCTTTAACAGGTCATCTTGTTTTAAGTACTTTACACACAAATAGTGCAGCTGGAAGTATAACTCGTTTAATAGATATGGGCGTAGAACCATATTTGATAGCTTCAAGTTTAGTTTGCTCTATAGCTCAACGATTAGTAAGAAAATTATGTCCTAGCTGTAAAAGAGCTTATCAACCAACACAAGAAATTTTAAAAAGGTTACCTATTTCATTAGAAGAATTAAAAAGTTGGACATTTTATGAACCAGTTGGATGTGAACAATGTTCAAATACAGGCTTTAAAGGACGAATTCCAATATTTGAAATTATGTTAATGACTACTGACATCGGCAAATTAACAGTAGAAAGAGCAGATGCCAAAATAATTGAAACACAAGCTGAAAAAGATGGAATGACCACTCTCTTTCAAGATGGCTTAAGAAAAGTTAAATCTGGCCTAACTACGATAGAAGAAGTGCTAGCTGTGGCTACATCATCAGATCAAGCCCTTGATTTAGATCAAACTGTAGAACTTTGAAATTATGAGATAGAGCGCACTCTATCTCATAAATATTTTTAATAATATGGTAAATTAAATTGATTATAAAAAAGCAAATAGCTTTTACTTTATTTGAGATATTAATAGTTATCGCAATTACTTGTTTTATTATTTGTTTATCTTTTAAGGTAGTTAACTTAAGCGACAAATCTTTAATATATATTGAACTTGAAAGATTATACTCTTGCGCTTTATACTTACAAAATCAATCAAAAGTAGAAAGTCAAGATAAATATATCTTATTTGATGAGATAAATAACCAATATCATTATTATAATAATGATATAAAAGAAACTCATAAGCTATCTTCCCAAATAGCTTTTGGTTTTCTCCCAAACTCTAAAGGGCCTCCATCAAACCCAACTTCTAAAATAAAAAAAGCAATAACTTTTAATAATAAAAAAATAATGTTTTTTAAAGATGGTACAGTAAGCGCAGGAATAATATACTTAATAGATAAAAACAAAACAGCAATGTATGCTTTAAGCTGTGGCATCTCTTCAATATCTTACTTAAGACAATATAAATATATTGATATATCTAACAAGTGGCTTTTACTCAACTAAAGATATATAATAATTTTAAAAAATTATTACTCCTTTTAATCTATATAAAATTATGAAACGCATTTTAAAAAAAATATTTTTGATACTAATATTTACTACTATTGTGTTAAGCTTTGGATTATTTGCATATATTATCAATAAAATACAAGATAAAGAATTTTATCTTCAATCGCTATTAATAGACAATGATAATAAAATACTTAAAGCTTTCTTTTCTCCTGATGATAATTTAAAAGATATACTATTAACATTAATCGCTTGTGAAAAAAAATCAATCAAAATAACCATGTATACAATCACAGAAAAAGATATAGCACAAGCCTTAATAGATGCACACAAAAAAGGAATAAAAGTAGAATGCATTTCCGATAGAACCTATGGAGCCGATAAGTTTAGCAAAATTCCAAGACTTGCAAATTATGCAATACCAATATGGGTTTATCAAACAGAAGAAAAAAATGGTTCGTTAATGCATAATAAATTTGTTATATTTGAAGATAATATATCAAATAAAAGTATAATATGGACTGGATCTTATAATTTTACTAAAAGGGCTGGCGAGGCTAATCAAGAAAATATTATAATTATTGATAATCAAAACATATTCAATAGATATAACCAACAATTTGATATTATCAAAAAAAGATCATTACTTATAAGTGGAGATATAAAGGAAACTTATAATTACCGTTATGATCAAAATAAAAATAAAAAAAGAGAAATAGATAACTATATTGATTATATAGTTAAACAAATATTAAAATTTATTAGATATATATAATTTATAATAATGTCGGCTAAG of the Candidatus Babela massiliensis genome contains:
- a CDS encoding type II secretion system protein codes for the protein MIIKKQIAFTLFEILIVIAITCFIICLSFKVVNLSDKSLIYIELERLYSCALYLQNQSKVESQDKYILFDEINNQYHYYNNDIKETHKLSSQIAFGFLPNSKGPPSNPTSKIKKAITFNNKKIMFFKDGTVSAGIIYLIDKNKTAMYALSCGISSISYLRQYKYIDISNKWLLLN
- the gspE gene encoding type II secretion system ATPase GspE: MIRKSFYQVLIDRKIFTQQRLKELELEAQSANLTLENYLIENNLIKEEDLAKALSEQFNIPVVSNIQEKMTDPEILSKIPIKFLRDNLIMPLHYDDQLILATAKPYNFEPIDELTLILGGNAKVAVATRASIIDAINRYYPIEGTQQMIEELQEEVTPELDLSTIKEEDILSMASEAPIIKLVNHILYQAVKREASDIHIEPFEKEIHVRYRIDGVLYNVLNPPKRIQSALTSRIKIMANLNIAEKRIPLDGRINIKVAEKAIDIRVSTLPVSFGERIVMRLLDKSKTFVTLDKLGFSERDYKVINNSIEQPNGIILVTGPTGSGKTTTLYSVLNKLNSPDVNIITVEDPVEYQLAGIGQVQVKESVGLTFAAALRSILRQDPDIIMIGETRDQETAQIAIQSALTGHLVLSTLHTNSAAGSITRLIDMGVEPYLIASSLVCSIAQRLVRKLCPSCKRAYQPTQEILKRLPISLEELKSWTFYEPVGCEQCSNTGFKGRIPIFEIMLMTTDIGKLTVERADAKIIETQAEKDGMTTLFQDGLRKVKSGLTTIEEVLAVATSSDQALDLDQTVEL
- a CDS encoding phospholipase D-like domain-containing protein produces the protein MKRILKKIFLILIFTTIVLSFGLFAYIINKIQDKEFYLQSLLIDNDNKILKAFFSPDDNLKDILLTLIACEKKSIKITMYTITEKDIAQALIDAHKKGIKVECISDRTYGADKFSKIPRLANYAIPIWVYQTEEKNGSLMHNKFVIFEDNISNKSIIWTGSYNFTKRAGEANQENIIIIDNQNIFNRYNQQFDIIKKRSLLISGDIKETYNYRYDQNKNKKREIDNYIDYIVKQILKFIRYI